In a single window of the Rattus norvegicus strain BN/NHsdMcwi chromosome 6, GRCr8, whole genome shotgun sequence genome:
- the Abhd12b gene encoding protein ABHD12B, translating to MKGNTRDCDAASEPGDPACSCVASWWAMVLRNLRLFPCACSALGRKIAAEYRSFTSKSLKEHIVPPLMNMMIYLNFFKFPLLVDLKRPETKIAHTVNFFLRSEPGVLLGIWHTVPSCRGEEAKGKCRCWYKAALRDGNPIIVYLHGSAEHRAAPPRIKLAQVLSDGGFHVLSVDYRGFGDSTGTPTEEGLTTDAVCVYEWAKTRSGGTPVCLWGHSLGTGVATNAARALEAKGYPVDAIVLEAPFTNMWVASINYPLLKIYQKLPRCLRTLMDAFKEDKIVFPNDENVKFLSSPLLILHGEDDRTVPLEYGKQLYEIARSAYRNKDRVKMVVFPPGYHHNLLCESPMLIRSVRDFLSQQWA from the exons ATGAAAGGGAACACTAGAGACTGTGATGCAGCCTCCGAGCCTGGGGACCCTGCCTGTTCCTGTGTGGCCTCCTGGTGGGCTATGGTCCTGAGGAACCTGCG ACTTTTTCCATGTGCCTGCTCAGCACTCGGGAGAAAAATAGCGGCGGAATACAGAAGCTTCACAAGTAAATCGCTAAAGGAGCACATTGTCcctcctctgatgaatatgatgATATATCTTAATTTTT TTAAATTTCCCCTTCTCGTGGATTTAAAGAGACCTGAAACAAAGATTGCTCACACTGTGAACTTCTTCCTCAGGTCTGAGCCTGGGGTGCTGCTTGGCATCTG GCACACAGTCCCCAGCTGCCGGGGAGAAGAGGCCAAGGGGAAGTGTCGATGCTGGTACAAAGCCGCCCTCCGTGACGGGAACCCGATTATTGTTTATCTCCATGGCAGTGCAGAACACAG GGCAGCTCCTCCGAGAATTAAGCTGGCACAG GTGCTGAGTGATGGTGGCTTTCACGTCTTGTCTGTGGACTACAGAG GGTTTGGGGATTCTACAGGAACACCCACGGAGGAGGGACTAACCACAGATGCTGTTTGTGTCTATGAATGGGCCAAGACAAGAAGTGGTGGGactcctgtgtgtctgtggggccACTCCTTGGGGACAGG AGTCGCAACAAATGCTGCGAGAGCATTAGAGGCAAAAG GATATCCAGTTGATGCCATTGTCTTAGAAGCTCCATTTACCAACATGTGGGTGGCGAGTATCAATTATCCTTTGCTAAAG ATTTACCAGAAGCTTCCAAGATGTTTAAGAACGCTTATGGATGCTTTTAAAGAAGACAAAATAGTCTTCCCTAATGATGAAAA TGTGAAGTTTCTGTCCTCCCCGCTTCTCATCTTGCATGGAGAAGACGACAGGACGGTGCCTCTGGAGTATGGAAAGCAG CTCTATGAAATCGCACGCAGTGCCTACAGGAACAAAGACCGGGTCAAAATGGTCGTCTTTCCTCCTGGCTACCATCACAACCTTCTCTGTGAAAGTCCCATGCTGATAAGAAGTGTGAG